The genomic stretch AATGGAATATATTACTGCTTTGTTTGTGGATTTTGAATCTTCCACTGGAATTGCACGGCAACATTTGCTCTTAGAGTTACCAAAAGTGGAAAGGCCTCTATTTTGATGTTCAATGTATAGGAGTCCCGAAATGAATGTTGAGCTTGCAGCTGAAGCTTTTcgttttaaatgattaattaactttttagtaaagaggtttttaaaaacattctaTACACTTTACCCAATGGATGGCACAAGTCTGATATTTCCTCATTAGTTCCCTTGAAAAGATCCTTATTTGTCAAGGTTTTCCCTGCCATTGTTCTTTTTAAGGCTTTTTGTTGAGAGTTTAGTGAGGAAATTCAGATAAAGAGAAAAGATGTGTTCTAGGGACTAAATATGCACAGTATATGCCTCCAATGTTTCCCCAGTGGCCTTTCTCCTTGACATGGATCCTCACAATATAGTTGCAGAGATAAGCCTAAACCAGCTGTAAGCTTAAAGGTTGTTATTCATCTAAAATTCCCCACAGTTGGTACTTTGTCTGAGCTGTGTGCGCAGTTAGTGTGTCCTTAAATGTCTTCCTTGTGTAGCTAGATGGCACTGTGTCCTCACATAAACTGAAattaagattttcttttctctacTCTGATAACACTGATACCTCATCTTGAGTTTGGCTCCTCTACACTCAGCTTGAGTGTACTGCAGAGAAAGCTCAGATAGGATCTGTTAGAGTGGTGCTGagagctttttaaaaaagtaatctaTGTCCTGAGTGGTCATCTGGTGAGACGACTCAACCTCccaaagatattttttttcacgaTATGTTTGCATCCTTTAGCTCATCCACAGAAGAGACCAATGATTGGTTGGTGTTGTACAGAGAAACCAGCCTGTTTACATGGTCTCATGTGGGGGGtgtaaagcatttttttttttttgtgtaataatttttttaataataagaaGTAAGTCTGTTATTGTGGGTGCTGAATGTGAAAAAGTGCCTTTTCTCATTTTCTGCAATGCCCGTATCCCCTGCCCCCTAATGTCTAACTCCTTACCTGTTGAATCCTCCCCCAGTGTCTACCCTGAGGTTGATAAATCTCCCTCTTCAATAATTCATGCTGAGGAGTCTGAATTGTTGCGTTTCTCTCTCAAaccctttaaaaataaactgcacTCTACTTTGTGCTCATTGGCTGTGCTTTTggctatttattttgtttcacgAAGAAGATTCAAGTGATTTAATTTAAAGGTCTCAGTGTACATTTAATCAAACCTTGCTTTATAACAGCTAATAATTAGTTCAAATTATCATTTGTATATGAAGGTTCGGCCAacaacaaatgagaaaaaagttgTAGATGGAAACAAAAATGGTAAAACATGAAGGCAGAAGTAGTTATCACTATTATAAAGCTCTTAAGATGATAACAAACCCTCGGGCAGAATATAAATTCATTGACACAAAACCTTGAGAATAGTTTATATTCTTGCTTTTATACTTGTGTTGATTAACCTACAAACATCCTTACGCTCAATAATTTACATTCACttctttacattaaaacaacatatacTAAAGTAAAGGTTTAGAAACATTACCACAGAAATTGAACTTTTACAAACACCAGGTTTGGGTTTAAGACAACTTAAAAAAGTTGCGTACAAAATACAGGGTGCTGATGTGAAACTATTGGAAAGCCAGTGTATGACAATTTAATACAGAGAAGACGaatgagaatttttttaaaatgcgCTTTTATTGGCAGAATATAATACCTATCCATTGATATGAATTAAACTACATTTAGTCAGATAACTCTTCTGAGATAATCTGACTGCGTGAAAGATTACAGGAAGAAACTTAAGTGTATGAAGCCCTGAAACGTTTTATACAGAGGTCAGTACAAAAAAAGTAAGTACACAGAATATTTgtgaagacattttctttttttttttacaaataattcAACTTTCTGATCCTACAGCTGAGCTTTCATATCTGATCCACATTCATTTTACATCAGAAGTTCAAATAATCCTTTTGTCATGATATTTTGTAAAACTAAGTCCTGGTTTTCTTCACTCAATGCAGATAGTATATACTGAGCAAAATTGCAGTAAGATATGAAATCAGTATCAGAAAGAAATGCTATCAAACAGAATGGCACAGGTGTCAAGCAGTATAAGTAATATATGCAGTTTGATGTTGAAAGATCTGGGTTGTCCATGGTGACAATGAGTTTGACTCATTAATTTAGGCCCACcctgaaatagaaaaagttGGAGATATTTCATGTGGCCTTATGTGTTCTAGTTTTAACAACGCAGATATAAGTTCTCACAAAAAGGACAGAAATATTCACCTACCTTAACATTTAGATCTAGTTGAGAGGCTTCCAGGCAAATTTCTGACAGTAGAACAAAGTCTGCATGAAGTAGACAAATAGCAAATTTAGTCACTACTTAGCATTCAGAAGCTAACCCAGTTTACTGCTTGATAGTCTTTTACTTACTCCACATTTGAGGGCAGTCGTCATGTCTCTGCACCTGTAGGTGGCCAAAGTGCACGGGTCTGAGAATGCAAAAAACAGGAGCATTAGAATGATAATTGATTTGTTGAAAGACTGCAAATCAGTTATTTTTGATAACTGATGAATCATCCTTTATCAAGTAATCATTTGCTTCTTCCAGCTTCTAAAAAATATGACCAAATATGTCcgtttttatataattgtaaattgaAGAGAGCTTTCTCACAAGGAGGCCATTTTAAATAGCCAAACATGTGTAACACACTAATAATGGTTGCATTAAATGTAGATGTACTACTTCAGGAGCCTTAGTGTCTGTCCTGCTTGCTCACTGGCACAAAAAACCGACTGAAAAACATCTTCATAGGTTTTAAACTGGAGAGGCAGACTGACCTACATGAGGAGCCTCCTGCCCATTACACATGTGGATTAGAGCGCAGATGGCCTGAGGGGTGGCATAGCCCAGGATTGCATCCAGCACCGTCTTGCCGAACTTGTCAATCACGGCCTCGCACTGATCCCGGTAGGTGGAGGGCAAAATATGACAGATCTCACCCAGAAGCTTGACCACGGcctcctgcagagaggaagGTGCAGTGTTTCACCCAAAAGTTGTCAGTGCTGTCTGGAGGCATTCGGGTGTCTACTTACATGCACAACCGCATGTCTGTGGTTTTGCAGGATAAAGAGATACTTCCTCCTTTGCATGAGCGTAACTCACCTCAGTCCTTTCTTTAGGGAGCATGTCCTCCAAAGCCTTgatcagaaaaacacagaaggagCATTGTGGTGGGGTCTGCACctgatggacaaaaaaaaggttgagggagtaaaacacaacacacaaacacacacacaaatattttattctttgcATGTGTCCCTCGAACTTGTACTTCACttacattttcacttttcacagcagcctgaAGGACCTCCTTGACGAAATAGCTGAGCATCTTCTGCTCGTCAGAGGAGCCACAGAGTCCAATGGCTTTGCAGACCTGCTCTGGtttctgcagagaaagagatgtGTTTAGGATAGACATCTCATCAGGAACACACCGACAGCAAAGACTACAGGATGCATTGATTccatttattaattattctGGGAAATTCAACCAAGACGATCAATCCAGCATGCAACTTACCACCACACCTGCAATGAAGGTGATGGCCAGTGGAAGCATCTTCTCCACCTCATCTTTGCAGAGTTTAGCAGTACTAGCTGGTCCAGGCAGGTGGTCACACAGATTTTCAAGGCCATCCATAATCTTTTTCTAAAAAGGAGCGCTAAATTAGGTGTTGTGTGTTCTTTAAACCTCAGGACaaagttatattatatttacattattgataTAAATCTAAACATGATCTTTGATTTAAGGAGACATGCAACAGAATTCCCTCTGCCAACCTatgtcaaaggtcagaggatcGCATGAACAGTTTAAGTGCTATTATAAATAACTTTCAAATTTCCTGTCAAAATTACATGCATTGTGATAATGTCTTTTATGTTATTAAATGAgacagtttttctttcttaaatcCAATGGTATAGACTGGAGGTTAACAGCGCCTGCCGAAGTTGCAAAACATTAAACAGACAATAAGGTAGTGGCCATACAAAGTCAATTGCATTTCATCTTTGACCAACAGGCGCAATGCAAAGCCAGTTGCATAATGATTGGTCAAAATAACCCTTTAAAGGAAGAATGGTTGCTTTTACCTCTGAGGCAAAAACTTAAACGAGCTGCCTAAAGCAACAGGCataacatatattaaaaaacaccaaataattaaaaaatataattttttaaaGCAAGAGTACATTTTATGGACTTCATTTCTGATCTAATCGAATAAGTTTTATATACTTTTTCCATGACAGTGAAGCTGTCACCAGTCCCCGCCCCCCTCGCCTGTCAGCCAATCACGTGCTTCCTAGCAAGCTCATCAGCGagttgttagctagctagcaccaaacaaaagtattaaaaaagagaaaagtatcTTTTTGAGTTGTATCCCTCTTCACAGAACATGATCAGAGTCAAAAGGCTTCCGAGGTAACTGAATTTAAAAGCGAGGATCTTCCGTTAACACCACTTTAATACCAAATAAAGGTCCAACCTAGACACGTTTTTAGCGGGCTAGCTAGGTAGCATCTGTAGTGAGGCTGTAGCTAACAGGAGCTAGCTGGTTAAATTGCAGCTTTTGTGACATTAGGAACTAAAAACAaacctttgtaaaaaaaaaaaaaggggggccTTTTTGAAACCTTGCTTTGAtggaaataaactaaaaaacagCTTCATAAGTAGTTGAGTTATTTATGTCTTTAACACTGTTTTATTTGGTAGTACCATGCACCATAGTGGTATCTAAGCATGCAAATGGAGAAGTTTTATGTGAtgccatttgttttgtgttgctcATAGCAAAAGTACATGTTACAAAGCACACCTCTCTGTGAAGACCTTGTAAGGTGTGAAAATGTTTAAgacttttaaaatgatatttttctATGTGTTACACATACTAAGTAATAGGTCTTATATTGTACACTATGTGTTGTTGCATCTTTCCACTTTGCTTTGTGAAGCTCTCTGTAATTGATAAAAttggtaaataaaatgtatcttgGTAAAATCACTGAACTGGCACTTATTttactgatcttttttttctgatcacAGCTATACCATCCCAACTGACTGGTATCAACAAAATAGAGGTAACGATGAGTTGTGAACAGTCTTTCTATAATGATATGTGGTTCAAAATAGATAATACAAATCACTGAAATTAACCAAtttaatttttctctttttggacTCAGATGGGACTCAGAAGAAAGAGGAACTTTGTGCTCAGGTGAGAAACAGGAACTGGTGTGAAATTTCATTTCAACTTTTTAATAGACAAAAAATAGGAAGTGACTTcgcaccaaaaataaaaaaggggatCTTTATTGTTGTGCATGCTTGAATTTCTCAGAATTTTcgactgaaaataaatcatttgcaCCTCTGAATGTGAAAATGGGCGACAACTAATAAAAAATCTGGTgaaatttaagtttttttatttttatttaatgaaaactATTCAGCCACAGATCACATGGGGAtagcacagtgtgtgttttaatattgaCTTATGAATATAGACATGCACAgtatcaataataatatcagtGAGCTACTATCAGTCTTTGTGCTTCGTCCGCTATTGTACTCACCTGGAGGTCTGCATTGGAAAACATGTCGGCAAGGAGTTCAAATATTTGGGTGCAGTCCTGGCAGACGTCCCCAGTCTGATTATAAAGTAAAAGTCACATAATGAAGATGAATTAACACCTTAAACTCATTTAACCACTTACACACACTGGGTGCCTCATTATTGGTCTTTGCATGCATGAGATTTGTGAAGGGTACTTCCTGATGTTCATTGTATTTTATGAGGAAGAAACTCATGTGTGGTTGGACCAGGTTTTCTAGATTCAAAGGtgaaactaaaaaaacacatgtgaaaggtttttactttaaatattctACTTGAAGAGACTTCCTGATTTTTAAGAAATGCAAATCTCAGTTCTCACTGTGACGGTTGGACTCACACTATATCATCTTGAAACTAGCTCAACTTCtgacatatatatttacatatgtatttataacaTATACTGTTATACTTacatatacttttactttgatactttaggtacattttgatgataatacttctgtaatTGTACTCATGTAGGATTTTGAattagttattattttacttgTAATGAGGTATTTTAGTGctgtattggtacttttactaaagtagaAGATCTGATTAATTCCTCCACAACTGTGAAATAGAgtgttaaatgcattataaaacacAGTTGTAGCACCAAATATACAAAATACTTTCATAAACCTTTTCtagtttcttttcatttctaatTTATGGGAGATCCCTGAATCTCTTGTAATTTcttgtaattaaatgtatttgttgcttGAAGTTATATTTGTTGGGTAAGAATGTACTGAGTGTGTGTTATAAGTCTTGTCTCAGTACATTCTTAATCGGATAAGTTTTATACACATTATACTTTGAAGCTGCGCATCGTAAAATATGTGTCTTTTGTTATTCatgttttgaatgtaaaatataacaaGAAATCAAAATAGTAAACTTACTGCTCTCAGGGCATCTGGAGCATTGTGCAGACCATAGATGTTGAAAGCCGAAGTCAGACCTGCAGGGGGAAATAtttgtcaataataataatcattgtaATGTCTCATCACTTGACTGTTTTACTATTCACTTCATAATTCCTCATCAGAGTAAAATGAATTATAGTCTCACCACAGCCTTCAAGACAAACGAAGACAATCAAGGCAATCTTGAGCACGGCCATCCTCTCTTATTTTCTGGCGTTTAGTTGAGTGTTGAGGTCTGTACAGGGAACTGTGAGTGTACTGAAGCTTATATGTGACAGGACACCCCAACAACCACATTTTGATGGGTGGGGGTTGATAGTTTGTTCACTAAGATAATGGTTTCATATTCAGTTCCTCACACCAAAgtgcaaacattttttgcattttaaagacTGATGTATTGCAGTTACggtatatttaaaatatgcagtAGCTGCATTGTTTCAGCTACATTTTGGTTCATTTAAATTGTGAATTCTGAGatattttttgtagttttttctaTAGAATATTTGCCACTCACAAAGTGGCAATCAGACaaatcaaactgaaaacatgaaacTCCTTTGCAGCGGTAACTACAACTACTTGTATGTTTCACGAGACCATACACTGATTTCTTATCTCCGTTTTGGTCAAAAAGAAACTCAAGATTTTATGATCCCCTTGCTTTAGAACGGCCCCTTCAAAAGGCAGTCAGTATCCCCTCAAATCTGTCATCCTGAATCTCAAGTCTGTGTTATGACAACTGTTTACTTCTGCTTCTGGTTTTTAtggttatttttacatttaaagccGCTACAATGTGCAGCACTTTTTTAATGCAATAGCTTAATTTTCCTACAAACCAAAACGCTTTGCTATTAGAATAATATGAACGATGCTTTATAAGCAGGCTGCGCGGTGTTGTGGTGGCTAGACTGTTCTCCCCATGTGAGCGTGGGTTTCCTCAGGTTTCTCCGGCTTCGTCTCACGGTGcaaagacatgcagtttagATAGATTGATAACTCTAAATTGCCTCtagatgtgagtgtgaatggttatCCATCTCTATTTGTCAGCCCTGTcatagtctggagacctgtaccctgccttcacccaatgtcagctgggatctgCTCCAGCCCCCCGCGACCCTGAACAAGGTAAGCggtaaagataatggatggatgctATATAAACGTACAACAACTGTACATAAAGGGGCTATATCATTTTTTACTATTCAATTTATTGCGATGACGTGCTAAATgccagcatgttaacatgttgacATTTATTATGCAAACTTTAGGCATTTTAAAATGAGAACTTTAGCATTTGAGCATTCAGTCTCAAAGTGCAGGTTGGTATGATCGAGGGCTCATTCTAAAGTATATATTTCAGCTTGTAATTTCGCAAGCTGCACAAAGTCTGACAACGTTGAGCAACACAATTGAGTTTGAGTTGTCCACTGAACAGAGTAAGGCTCAATCCGAGTATCCACACTCACTCCGTACCACAGTCTAATCACAAAGTGCTTGAGGTATCTCGCAGacatttaatgcacattttctgTAAGTCTGCATTTCTGAAGACTTTGCCCAAGGGAATTACACACAATTCAAAGCAATGGGACGTTAAACACGG from Anoplopoma fimbria isolate UVic2021 breed Golden Eagle Sablefish chromosome 14, Afim_UVic_2022, whole genome shotgun sequence encodes the following:
- the LOC129102092 gene encoding prosaposin; its protein translation is MAVLKIALIVFVCLEGCGLTSAFNIYGLHNAPDALRATGDVCQDCTQIFELLADMFSNADLQKKIMDGLENLCDHLPGPASTAKLCKDEVEKMLPLAITFIAGVVKPEQVCKAIGLCGSSDEQKMLSYFVKEVLQAAVKSENVQTPPQCSFCVFLIKALEDMLPKERTEEAVVKLLGEICHILPSTYRDQCEAVIDKFGKTVLDAILGYATPQAICALIHMCNGQEAPHVDPCTLATYRCRDMTTALKCGTLFYCQKFAWKPLN